One part of the Scatophagus argus isolate fScaArg1 chromosome 12, fScaArg1.pri, whole genome shotgun sequence genome encodes these proteins:
- the LOC124068583 gene encoding uncharacterized protein LOC124068583 has protein sequence MNSAVVAPAVPPRREATVFPGAGEVSAPPLRCPPGQKCSATPGSHVTVPPAEGTTAPRLEPLMLEKLRYASTLSSKWERWAAFAAPPWVLKTISRGYRLQFAAVPPRFAGIIHSQAQGESARVLQEEIVSLLNKGAICVVPPAQCQSGFYSRYFLVPKRGGSGIRPILDLRALNRHLRKYKFRMLTHASLLRLVRQSDWFTSVDLKDAYFHIPIYPPHRKYLRFAFQGICYEYRVLPFGLSLSPRVFVRCTEAAIAPLRRQGIRLATYLDDWLLLAQSEQEARTHTRILIRHLSDLGFVINSEKSMLSPTQSIIFLGLSLDSVTFTARLSADRVKVFRACLALFHPGKSVQFRLCLRLLGLMASAIHVVHLGRLHMREFQLWVASCGLDPVRHGARRVLITPECARTLRHWRAPSFLTRGVPMGSVLSRKVVTTDASLTGWGGIHEGRSVRGRWSVSLRRSHINFLELSAVFLSLKHFLPSLMGHHVLVRTDNTTTVAYINRQGGLRSRQLHMLARRLILWSCGRLLSLRATHVPGVLNTGADLLSRGAPVYGEWTLHPDIVEQIWARFGRAVVDLFASRDNAQCALFYSLRSADAPLGVDALAHVWPHERLYAFPPLALIPPTLSRVREHGHALILIAPHWPAMHWLAEIYQLMCAQPWQLPLRRDLLSQGGGTVFHPHPERLALWAWPLSG, from the coding sequence ATGAACAGCGCGGTGGTGGCACCCGCTGTCCCGCCTCGGCGAGAAGCCACGGTTTTCCCCGGGGCGGGGGAAGTGTCGGCCCCGCCGCTGCGCTGTCCTCCCGGGCAGAAATGTTCAGCGACACCCGGGAGCCATGTCACTGttcctccagcagagggcacCACCGCACCGCGGCTGGAGCCTCTTATGCTGGAGAAGCTGCGATATGCATCCACTCTCTCCTCCAAATGGGAGAGATGGGCCGCGTTCGCAGCCCCACCCTGGGTGTTAAAGACGATCTCGAGGGGATACAGGCTGCAGTTTGCCGCTGTTCCCCCGCGCTTCGCCGGTATAATACACTCCCAGGCTCAGGGAGAGTCAGCTCGCGTTTTACAGGAGGAAATCGTCTCACTGTTGAACAAAGGAGCAATTTGTGTCGTACCTCCCGCACAGTGTCAGAGCGGTTTTTACTCCAGGTATTTTCTGGTCCCCAAACGGGGGGGGAGCGGTATTCGCCCTATCCTGGATCTACGTGCTCTGAACAGACATCTCAGGAAATACAAGTTCAGGATGCTAACGCACGCATCCCTGTTGCGTCTTGTGCGTCAGAGCGATTGGTTCACTTCTGTCGATCTGAAAGACGCGTATTTCCACATCCCGATTTATCCTCCCCACAGAAAGTATCTGAGGTTTGCTTTCCAGGGGATCTGTTACGAGTACCGCGTGCTCCCTTTCGGTCTGTCTTTGAGTCCCAGGGTGTTTGTGCGGTGCACGGAAGCGGCGATAGCCCCGCTGAGACGGCAGGGCATCCGCTTGGCCACATACCTGGACGACTGGCTGCTGCTAGCTCAGTCGGAGCAGGAGGCCAGGACGCACACGCGTATTCTCATACGACACCTGTCCGATCTGGGTTTTGTTATAAACTCGGAAAAGAGCATGTTGTCTCCGACACAGAGCATAATCTTTCTGGGTTTATCTCTGGACTCGGTGACTTTCACAGCGCGCCTCTCGGCGGACCGAGTGAAAGTTTTCAGGGCATGTCTAGCGCTCTTTCATCCAGGCAAATCTGTTCAGTTCAGATTATGTCTTCGGTTACTCGGGCTGATGGCGTCTGCCATTCACGTAGTCCATCTGGGTCGGCTCCACATGAGGGAATTCCAGCTTTGGGTGGCCTCATGCGGGCTAGATCCCGTGCGTCATGGCGCACGGAGAGTGCTGATCACACCGGAGTGCGCCAGGACGCTGCGCCACTGGCGAGCTCCGTCCTTTCTGACCCGCGGCGTGCCTATGGGTTCCGTCCTGTCCAGGAAGGTGGTCACTACGGACGCCAGCCTGACGGGTTGGGGCGGCATTCACGAGGGTCGGTCTGTGAGGGGCCGCTGGAGTGTGAGCCTCCGTCGCTCTCACATAAATTTTCTGGAACTTTCAGCGGTGTTCCTCtccctgaaacattttcttccgTCTCTTATGGGTCATCATGTCCTGGTGAGAACGGACAATACGACGACGGTGGCGTATATCAACCGTCAGGGGGGATTACGCTCCCGTCAGTTACACATGCTGGCACGCAGACTGATCCTGTGGAGCTGCGGTCGTCTCCTCTCGCTGAGAGCGACGCACGTCCCGGGAGTCCTGAACACGGGAGCGGACCTGTTGTCCAGGGGCGCGCCAGTATACGGGGAGTGGACTCTACACCCGGATATTGTGGAACAGATATGGGCTCGTTTCGGTCGGGCCGTGGTGGATCTGTTCGCGTCGAGAGACAACGCGCAGTGCGCGCTGTTTTACTCTCTGCGCAGCGCGGATGCTCCTCTCGGGGTAGACGCACTAGCGCACGTCTGGCCGCACGAGCGTCTGTACGCATTCCCCCCCCTGGCCCTGATACCACCCACTCTGTCCAGAGTGAGAGAGCACGGCCACGCGCTGATTTTGATAGCTCCGCATTGGCCTGCGATGCACTGGCTAGCGGAGATATATCAGTTGATGTGCGCTCAGCCCTGGCAGCTCCCGCTGCGCAGGGACCTGCTATCGCAGGGGGGAGGGACTGTTTTCCACCCGCACCCGGAACGCCTGGCACTGTGGGCTTGGCCCCTGAGTGGCTAA